The following proteins come from a genomic window of Terriglobia bacterium:
- a CDS encoding nucleotidyltransferase family protein has protein sequence MSPAERLKVSEEALAAICARHHVRELAVFGSAARGDAGPESDVDLLVLFEDGVPVTLFTLIDLQAELTELFKRPVDLVPKDGLKPVLRREVLGEAQVLYAA, from the coding sequence ATGAGCCCGGCGGAGCGCTTGAAGGTCTCGGAGGAAGCCCTGGCTGCGATCTGCGCCCGACACCACGTTCGCGAGCTGGCGGTGTTCGGCTCTGCTGCACGGGGGGACGCCGGGCCAGAGAGCGACGTGGATCTCCTGGTTCTCTTCGAGGACGGCGTGCCGGTGACCTTGTTCACGCTGATCGATCTCCAAGCGGAGCTAACGGAGTTGTTCAAGCGACCCGTCGACCTCGTGCCGAAGGATGGCTTGAAGCCGGTATTGCGGCGCGAAGTCCTCGGCGAAGCTCAGGTCTTGTATGCGGCCTGA
- a CDS encoding DUF86 domain-containing protein, producing the protein MRPERLYLLDIVEAAENIVVHLAGRDREAFVGKVTIRAAVLHELTVIGEAAARLPEDFRSRHPGVPWAKIVAFRNFVVHEYFGLDWPIVWHTAADLVPELRRRVAAILDAEFPDSA; encoded by the coding sequence ATGCGGCCTGAACGCTTGTACCTTCTCGATATCGTCGAGGCCGCGGAGAACATCGTCGTCCACTTGGCCGGGCGCGATCGGGAGGCCTTCGTAGGCAAGGTGACAATCCGCGCGGCGGTGCTTCACGAGCTGACGGTCATCGGGGAGGCCGCCGCGAGACTCCCCGAGGATTTCCGGAGTCGGCATCCTGGGGTCCCGTGGGCCAAGATCGTCGCGTTCCGGAACTTCGTGGTACACGAGTACTTCGGGCTGGACTGGCCGATCGTATGGCACACGGCCGCGGACCTCGTACCGGAGCTTCGCAGGCGAGTGGCCGCCATCCTCGATGCCGAGTTTCCCGATTCGGCGTGA